GGATCGGTGAGAGGTAGTGCTCAATATTGACGCGCGCACCGTAGACCGTCGGGTTATACGCTGCGGCCATCTGGCGCAGCTGATCGGGCGTTGTTTTGCGTCCGTCAATCGTTGCGCCGCTGGTCATCACCTTAAATTTCTTACGGGTGTTCTGGGCCATGTTCATTTGCTCGCTTTGTTGAGTTCGCAGTGATGATGGCAGGGGCCAGCCCGCCCGCGCTATGCGTTGTTGTTGTCGGCGAACGGTGAGAACAGGCAGGGCGCGAAAGCATTCGCGCGCGCGGGTTAATCTCCCCGGCAGGAAGCGAGGAGGCTAAATGGCGGTTGAAGAAGCATTCATCATGCAGCGTGCGCGGCAGCTGTACTGGCAGGGTTATCCGCCTGCGGAAATCTCGCGCCTGATGGGTATCAATGCGAACACGATTTACTCATGGAAAAAGCGTGATGAATGGGACACCACCCCCCCGATCCAGCGGGTCACGACGTCGATTGATGCCCGGTTAATTCAGCTGACCGGTAAGGACAAAAAGAGCGGCGGGGATTTCAAGGAAATTGACCTGCTGACGCGTCAGCTGAAGAAGCTGGATAACGGCACGGCGGTGACTCAGCCGAAAAAGAAGGTGCGTAAAAAGCAGAACTTTTTCTCTGAAAGCCAGATCGCGGCACTTCGCGCAAACATCCTTGATTCGCTGCACTGGCATCAGAAGGGCTGGTATGAAAACCATCATCACCGCAACCGGGCGATCCTGAAAAGCCGTCAGGTCGGTGCAACGTGGTATTTCGCCCGCGAGGCGCTGCTGCGGGCGCTGACCGGCGACGTGAAGTACAAGCACCAGCTGAATCAGATTTTCCTGTCTGCCAGCCGTCGCCAGGCCTATCAGTTCCGCAGTTTTATCCGCTCAGCAGCTGAAGAGGTGGACGTTGAGCTGAAGGGCGGTGACATGATCCAGCTTGCGAACGGGGCGGAGCTGCATTTCCTCGGCACGTCGGCCGCAACGGCGCAGTCATACACCGGCAACCTGTATTTTGATGAATTTTTCTGGGTCGGGCAGTTTGCCAACCTGAAAAAAGTGGCCGGTGCAATGGCAACCCTGAAGGGGCTGACACGCACCTATTTCTCCACGCCATCAGCGGAAAGTCATGAGGCTTATCCGTTCTGGTCTGGTGAAGCATTTAACAAAGGGCGCAGCAGCAAAGGCCGTATTGAGTTCGACACGACATGGAAGACGCTGAACAGCGGACTGATGTGCCCGGACAAAATCTGGCGACAGATAGTCACCCTGCAGGATGCCATCGATCACGGGTGGGACCTGACTGACCTGGAAGAAATCCAGCAGGAGAACAGCCCGGAAGAGTATGAAAATCTCTATAACTGCGTCTTCATCAAGAACGGTGAAACGGCATTTGATTACAACCAGCTGCTGACCTGCGGTGCGGACGGTTTTGACGAGTGGCAGGACTGGAAACCTTATGCCGTGCGCCCGATGGCAGACCGCCCGGTATGGATTGGCTATGACCCCAACGGGGCCAGCGGTAAGGGTGACAGCGGGGCGATATCGATCAATGCCGTGCCAGTGGTGCCCGGCGGTAAGTTCCGCACAATCGAGACACACAAAATACGCGGTATGGAGTTTGAAGCACAGGCCGCGCTGATCATCAGCATGCTGTCACGCTACAACGTTCACCACATCGGCATTGACGGTACCGGCATCGGTGAGGCGGTTTATCAGCTGGTTAAGAAGAAGTTTCCTGCGGCAGTTTGCTACCAGTTTTCACCGGCCAGTAAACGGATGCTGGTACTGAAGATGCTGCAACTTATCCGCGCTGGTCGCTGGGAATATGACCGTGGAGAGTATGACCTGATCACTGCATTCAGCGCGGTGCGCAAGGTTGTTACACCAGGCGGCATCATCACGTATGACACAGACCGTGCGCGCGGCGTCAGTCACGGCGATCTGGCGTGGGCAACCATGCTGGCAACCATCAACGAACCTCTGGGCCAAGATGCCAGCGGCGGCGGCATGACCGTAATGGAGTATTAATGAGCAAACGAACCCCAGCGCGCGTCCGCGCCCGGACCTCCGAGCGTGAAGATCTGGCGGCAGCGCTGAAGACCGCGCCCGGCCTCAGTATGTTTACCTTTGACGGGCCCTGGCCGGTAGCCAGTGCCCATGACCTGCTTGATAACATGTACTGCGCCAATAATGGCCGGTACTACGAAACGCCGGTGAGCTGGTACGGGCTGGCCCGCCAGTTCGGTCACGCGAGCTGGCACCAGTCGGCGATCATCTTTAAACGCAACGTGCTGGCAGGCTGCTTTATCCCGCACAAACTTTTATCCCGTCAGGCGTTCTCTGCGTTTGCTATGGACTGGTTTGTATTCGGTAACGCATATCTGGAGATGAGAAAGAACCGGATCGGCGGCTCCTTTGGATTTAAAAACTCGCTGGCCAAGTACACACGGCGCGGATCTGATTTGGATACGTACTGGTTTACGCAGGCGGGCATTGACGATCACCAGTTTGAAACCGGTTCGGTGTGCCACGTCATCAATCCTGACATCCATCAGGAGATATACGGCATGCCGGAGTATTTTGCCGGTCTGCTGTCAGCCAGCCTGGCGCATTCAGCGGATAAGTTCCGCAAGCTGTATTACGACAACGGATCACACGCAGGCTGCATCGTTTACGTTAACAGCGCGATGGCTGACAAAGAAAGTATCGACCAGCTCAAACAGACTCTGACCGATACGCGGCGGGGTGGGGCATTTAAAAATATCCTGCTGCATGCGCCTGAAGGCGGTAAGGACTCGGTGCAGATCCTGCCGTTCAGCCAGATATCGGCGAAAGATGAATTTGCTAACGTGAAATCATCAACCCGCGATGACATTCTGGCGGCCCACCGCGTGCCGCCGCAGCTGATGGGGGCGATCCCGGAGGGTAACGGATCGTTCGGGGATGTAGAAAAAGCGGCCCGCGTGTTTGCCATTAACGAACTGACGCCGGTGATGGAAGCCATGAAGCACGTTAACGACTGGCTCGGTGAAGAGGTGATCCGCTTCAGCCCTTACGCATTACTGACCCCAGCGAATTAACATTCTGGTACCGCACCGTCATTCCCGGCGGTGTGGTATCGCTGCAGCATTGTCATTTCTGTCCATGACAAACACCTGAACCACAATACAACCACCCACATAAACGCAGCCAGCGCCACGCTGGCGCGATATCCCGTTTCCGGTACCCCAAATGCGTATTTCCTGTATGCGTTCGGCACGTTTTTGCTGGCTAAGCCTGACCCCCTGTGCCACCCCAAAGCGCGGGATTGCTCCCCCGCCTCGCCCGCACACAAAACGTACCTCTTTTTGTGCAGGTTTCAAAACCGGTCCGAGCGCCGCCAGCACTGGCGCGGGCGGCTATTAAGAACGGATAAAAAATTGTGCAAAATTGTGCGTTTTTTTGCATGATGAGTGCCTCAATAAGAAAGGCAATAGTATCTAACCCCTTAAGTGCGTAAAACCACAACTCAAAATGACGAATCCGATAAGGAGCGATGTGTGTATATACCTACATGGTTGCTAGTGCTGTTATTTTTATACTTTATCTTCTTACAGTACTCTTATTCTAAAACCTCCAAGGAAAATCATAGGATTAGGGTTAAATACAATGCAGTTGCTCACTCAACAAGAGGTTGGTGGAACCGTTTGAATGGTTCAGTTATGTACAAGGTTTATAATATTGATACGAGTAATCTGGAAGATATCAATAGTGAACTCGGCGCTGAGTTTGCTCCCTCAATTGATATAACAGAATCGATTGAATTAATAAGTGACTTGAAAGGTTTAATTGAAGATTTTAGACAGCTACCTGTGATGCATGAGTATGATGAGTAAATTTGTTAAATTGATGCTTGCGCAAAAAAAATCGACTAACGATTTTGCTGGACAATAAACCGTGAATGTATTCACGGTTGTTGCTGTCGGCAATGATGCCTGTATTGAATAGCGGCATGCTAAATGTGGCTTTTTCTGGATTTATTTTTTTCATCTTTCGATCCCTTTCTGATGTTGTTGAACCTCGCAAGAATTTCATGTGCCCTTGCTGCCTGCTCTAACTCCTGATTTGTGGTGATTTCTGGCTCTTTTCGGCTGTAAATCTGTCCGTCATTTCGGGAGTAATAGCGCTCGCCATTGATGGACAGCTCTCCGCCCGCTGCCAGATGGCGCGCCCACAGCATGAGATTGTTATCGCGCCAGCCCAGTGACTGCGCGAAATCATAAATTTCAGCCACTTTCTGGCTGTCCTCTGGTGCATAGGCTGCTTTTTTCGCTGGTTTTGGTGGGGCTTTCTCACTACGGATGCGCCGGAGGATGTCCCGGCGTTCCTGTCTGGTCGCCTTATTCAGATCAGGTGGCCATGTTTCAGCTGCTGGCACCGTCATTTCTGACGGATGACTGTGGATAACTGTCCCGTTTTTGCTGGTTTTTTGTTCCGGGGGACAGTTATTGCCACGAGTCCAAGGGGCGCTAGCGCCCTGGTCGGCTGAAGCCTCCTGAACGTCAACGGACTTACGAACCTTTTTCCACTTCGTCGCATGCGTGCATATCCGGCCTGCTGCGAGGCGTGACCACACGCCATAAATACGGATGCCGTGATCGCCGTAGGCGTTTGCCTCTTCGTTAATTTCGTATGCGGTGCGGATAAGATGGAGATCGCGCGGTACCAGTACGCCACCCTGTTTCATGATGTAGGTAGCGAAGCAGCCCACATCTGCGGCGGCCAGAACGGCATCAAGGCGTGGATTTTCCAGTACCGGCGCGCCCGGCTTTTTGTCTTTCTGCTGCCTGCCAGCCTGACCGGCCAGCAAACGCAGTTCGCGGTAAGCCTGGCGGCTCGGTATGCCAAAGAAACGGAATTGCTGGACGCGGTGCAGTGATGCCCAGGCAGTAACATGCTCTGCGTTATCACGCAGTGATTTACCGGTTTCTTTGCTGACCTCGTTAGCCAGTCCGCGTCCGTCGATGTTCTTACTGATGTATTTCGATATGTAGCTGGTTGGCGTGCCTTTGCGGCGGTCAATCAGCTTTGATTTGAAGCGAGGGCCAGTATTGTTCCCCAGCTCTGCACGATCTTCACGAATAGAGAATTTCCGCAGCATTGCGGTGACTGCCCGGCGGTCTTTTTTGCGCATAAAGCACAGCAGGTGCCAGTGTACTGTACCGTCATGGTGAGGTTCAGCCACGCGCACGCCATACCAGCGCAGACCAGCCTTGTGCATTGCCTTACGGTAGGCTGCGAACATATTTACCAGGTAATCGCTGCTTTCCCTTACGGTGGCATTTTTCCATGTTGGGTTAGGGCGGCCATTGCTCAGCGTTGCATGGAAGCGAGAAGGGCAAGTGATGGTATAGAAAACCGCACAGTCGCCGCGCATCTCGGCGATCAGCTCCAAGCCCTTTACGCAGGCCATCATTTCATTGCGCCGGTGCGCCGGGTTGCTGCTGCTGGCGTTCACAACGTCTTCCATATCCAGCGTGTCACCGTCTTCATTCACCAACTCATGCGCGCGGAAAAACTCCAGCGCTTTGCGACGCTGTTCGCGCTTATGGATCACCGCCTCATAGCTGACATACGGAGATGCTTTTTTGTTGACCAGGCATACCGCGCGAAGCTGTTCTTCGCGCCATTCGCAGCGCATCTGCCATAACTTGCCATACCACCAGTCGGCACAACGCATACGCCCTATCGATCCGGGAATTACGTCGTAAGGAACAGGTTTGCGGCGGCGCTTTTTGCGTCGCAGCCTGTCAAAGGCGGGCGGGATAACATCAAGGCGCATTGCCTCATCAGCAACGCGCTCCCATACACGCCTGATTTGCTCAGGTAGCGAGTCATCGCCGGTCAGAAACTCGCTGCATGCTGCCTCCAGACACATGTCCATATGCGCGGCAACCAGCGTGGAAAGCCTTTTCACCTGGTTCTGATTCATTTCGGGCATCACCAGCAGGCCGTCCAGACCCTGATGACTCGCCATGAAGCGGAAAGAAATGGATATCTGTGAGTCGCGCACGCGATCGAGGCGCTCAAGGCATGGCCTGACAGTCTCGCGCAGATAGCGTGAATAAGCTTTCGGTCTGTTCAGGCTGTACAGGTAATCAATGCGCTGCAGCATAGGTTTGCTGATGAATGATGGTTGGGCGTGGACGTTCGCACGGATTATCAGATCTGGGCTGAACTGCTGGCGCTCATGGGCCATTTTCGCCCGGCTCAGTAAGTCGGCCTGGTCATTCTCGCGCTGAACGGGATCGCGCGACTCGTTATAGAAATAGCGGTTCCACACCTCATCACTCAGCGCCTCGCGGCGCAGCTGTTCGCGCTCGTTGTCTTTCGCATAGAGAGTGATCAGGTTTGAAAGTGCCGATTCTGGTGCTGCCTGTGCGGAGTCCAGATAAGGATTAACCGCCTTTTTTGGGGCATTCCATGAAAAAGCACCGGCGGCCTCATTTGGGCCGCCGTTTGTAATGGCTTTGGCGTTGCTCAAGACAGAACCTCTTGAACAACAGTGCTCTCATCTCCGGCTGCTGGATCGAAACCAATCCAGTATTTCGGGTTTGACGTTGCGATTATTTCTGCGCCCTTTTTTCCTTCACCGGCAGCAACTGTCACGCTGCGAGATGTGGTGATATGACTCAGGGTGAAGTCATGGTATGCCTTGCGGTTGAACTCGGTATCGCTGTTAGAAACAACAACAGGGAACCCCTTACCGACTAGCTGATTTAGCTGATCAGCGAGCGCTTCATGCTCTGCGCGGGCAAAGCCGCTCGTGTGGTACTGACTGAATGTGCCGTCATACGGCGAATCGCTGTAAATCACATCGCCGGGCTGAACCATTGAAAGGGTGTCGGCGAAGTCTGCACAGATGAACGTTGCTCGTTTGGCTTTGGTAGCAAAGTCACGGATTTCATCAACAGGAAAATACGGTTTGGCTATTTTCTCGTACGGAACGTTAAAGCCGCCGTTCTGGTTGTACCGACACACGCCGCGCCAGGCATGGCGATTTAGATACAGGAACGCTGCTGCCCGATATAGCAAAGTCATTCCCGGATTGTTATTGAAGTCATCGCGCAGAGCGTAATAGTCCTGCTCACTGGCATTCTGGGCGAAAAGTTTCGCCGCCAGCGCAATGAATGCGTTTTCGTGCTGCTGGATTTGCTGGTACATGTTGATCAGATCGCTGTTGATATCAGCGACGAGATAGGCGGGATAGTCAGTGGCCATCATGACGGCGCAAGATCCGCCGAACGGCTCAACCAGGCGCTGGCCGGCTGGCAGAAACTTTTTCAGCTCGGTCATCACTTTTGACTTACTGCCTACCCACTTCAGAGGAGTTTTAACGGTCATAAGGCACCGCCTTGCATGTGCTTTGCGCGGCTCTCAATCAGTGACTGGCAGTGAGTGCAGGTAGAAACGCCCGGCACAGCGATGCGCCGCGCCTGCTCAATTTCTTCACCGCAGGACTCACAGAAAAATGCACTTTCTGCCGTTACATGCGATCTGGCCGCCATGATTTGACGCTCAAGCGTGGCGGCGGCATGTTCCTGCGCAATGTCGATTACGTCAGCCATCAGCAGATCTCCCGAGCCTGGTTATTCATGGCTTCAGCTTCCTGTCGCAGCAGTTCGGCGGCCTCTGCGTAATTGAGCTGGCGTGAGGTGATATGAGCAGCAAGGGAATCCAGGCGGGCAGAGTGGGCAGCAGCGCGATTGCGGCGCTCGTCTAATCTTGTCTCAGTCAGCAGGATATTGATCCCGGCATCGTCCTCGCCGGTTTTAATTGAGCGCTGTTCTAAATTACGCATTTTCTGAACTCCTGAATTTTGGCAATAAAAATCCCGGCGAACAGATACGCCTTTTTATTGACCATTAAGGATTAACGGAAAAGTATTTCGGGATTATCAATAATGCCCGGTTTGGGTATAGGAGATACTCTGCTCTATTGCAGCCCATTCTTGTCAGGGCGCGACCAGATATCTCCTATTTAATGAGGCACTAATCAATGCGTCATTAAATAGGGCCGGTTTTACCCGGCTATGCGGAAAAGTGTTCCAGGCTGACAGGTGAGGGGATTTCGCCGCAATTGCACATGCTGACCAGGGATTCCAGAGCATCAGCGCTGACATCATCACCAGCGGCACGGGCCACGCTGGCTAGCCCTTCCATGCCTACGCTCAGGCGGAAGGCATAATCATTCAGCGACAGCTGGCGAACTGCCTCGGCGGTGGCGACGGCATAATTCAGGTTTTCTTTTTTGTAGTGATATTGCTGAAGCAAATCGTTTAATAGCACTGCGTATGCTTTTTTCATTTCCTCGCCCTTTTAATGATTTTATCTATAGTTTTTTCCGCCTCGGCAGGGGAGAAATCACGGCCCAGATAAATTCCATTGTTAGTTATTTGATATGTCCGGCGTTTTGTTTTGCTGTGCTGCGGGCATATCTGAATGGTGAAACCACAATAAAGGCGCGTGTGTTTAGATATATGGACTGTTGCGCCGGTGAGATTATTCATCTTCATGATTCCTGAATAGCTAAAGAACTATTAAGCAATGCAATTAATTCAGACCTTCATCATCAACGCTTCTTGAGCTTCCGCATACGCTTCTAAAAACTCGTAAACCATATTTACCTGACGCTCCCTGCCTGGCTTGGTTTTGGTGAGAACCAACTTTCCTTCATTGGCCTGCTGCTGAATTGTGCGAACGGTCTGACCGGTGATCTCTGCATATGCAGATAGGGTCAGTTTTGGGTAGGGAAGGCAGAATACAACCGGGCAATCAGGCATTCTTAACAACGTTGGTTTTGGTTTCTTAGCTGTCATGGATTATCCTCTAGGATCACGCCGGATTTAACCGGATTTCATTAGATCTAGGGTAGTAATCTCTACCCTTGATGCGCAGTTTAGGGTGGTAATCTCTACCATGTCAACGAACATTGGAAAAAAAGTAAGGTCTGTAAGGGAAGCTGAAGGGCTGACTAGGGGGCAATTCTTTGAATTGACGGGGATTCCTGAAGGTACACAGAAGTACTACGAGACAGGAAGGGTAGAGAGTGTGGGTAGTGATATCCTGCTGAAAATCACATTACATCCACAGTTCCAAAAATATGCTCTTTGGTTAGTAACCGACACTACATCGGAAGCATCCGGGCAAATCTCTCCGGCTCTCTCCCCTGATGGGCAAAGCAGCACATCGAGCCGCCGAAAAGACCAAAAGGCTGGCTAACTGCTTTAAAAATAAAAGATAAATGGTCTAAGGGCGGGATTTGTTACGAGCGCAATTACTTCTGTTGATGCGGAGCTGCTTTCTTGGTTAAGCAGTCGATTTGTTGATTGTCATCGACCAGTAAATACATAAAACCAGAGCCAGAGCGCAGCTCTTCAGCTGTGCCGAAGCGATCAAATGTAAATGACACTTGGCCGCCTTTCAGCTGCCTTAAGGCGACTAACAAGAAAATCACGGCGCGCTGGATGCGTCCTTTTAGTGATGGAGAGCTATCAATTATGAGTCTCATAAATGCCCTTAGGTTGCGTCTCGATGAAGATTGTAGAGATGATGTTGTAGCAATGCTGGAAAATCAAGGGATTCGCGTGACTAACATCATGCAGTTTTCCGTGTTTGGTTCCGGTAGTCTTGCTGTTTGTTTTGAAACTGCTTCAAAAGCTACTAAGAGCATTCAGAAGATTTTCAACCATATGACTAGCAAGAAGAAAGTTGTTTTTGTAGTAACGTTACCCAATGGTGCATCCGTTAACATCAACATGGCTAACCTAACCCATGAAGAGCAACTGGACATAATTGATAAGGCTGTGGGGGTTATCGTCTCTTCTAAAACTGAGGCGGAATGATGACAATTGCTAAGTTGGAGTCAGGTCAGTACCGTGTCGATGTTCGTCCCCAGGGCAGGGATGGTAAGCGCATTCGCAAGACATTTAAAACCAAGTCTGAGGCGCAGCAATATGAGCGCTGGGTTGTCGCTACCCAGAACAATAAAGAATGGATAGATAAACCCGCTGACAGACGACCGCTTAAGGAATTGATTGAGCTGTGGCGATCGCAGCACGGCAGAACTCTTAAGGACGGCGAGGCTATCTACAAAAAGCTGATTAATATCGCCGAACGAATGGGGCACCCGCGAGCTGATCAAATCAACCGCGCCAGCATTGCCCGGTATCGCGCGTTGCGGCTGGAGGCAGGCATAAAGCCTGAAACCATTAACAAAGATCAAACCATGTTAAGCGGAGTTTTTACTGCTCTGATTGAAACCGGTCTTTTCCACAATGAACATCCGCTAGCTGGTCTTACGCGTATAAAGCGCAGTGCCCGGCAGATGGCTTATCTCACTCAGCCGCAAATAATTGCATTCCTGAACGCATTGGATGGAGATGATCTAAAGGTGGCTCGCCTGTGCCTGGCTACCGGCGCAAGATGGAGTGAAGCCGCAACATTGACGCGGGACGCTGTCATCCCTTTCAAGTGTACTTTTGTTAATACGAAGAATGGCAAAGATCGCACAGTGCCAATTTCAAAGACACTACATCAGGAAATTGCAGGGGAGGGTGACGGACGCGAGTTGTTCCCCGAAGTCGATTATGACAATGTGCGAAAAGTCCTCAAAAAACTGGTTCCCGATTTACCAGATGGTCAAGCTACCCACGTTATGCGTCACACTTTTGCCAGTCATTTTATGATTAACGGGGGCAATATTATTTCGCTTCAAAAAATTCTAGGGCACTCCACCATCCTGCAAACAATGGTCTATGCGCACTTTGCCCCAGACTACCTGAATGATGCTGTGAAGCTTAACCCATTAGCACCTTTGGAAGGGGGTAAGTGATCCACATTTTGCCCAAAACAACAGGATTATGGCGGATTAATGAAGACCAGTGTTTCATCTAACATCAAGATAATAAACGTAAAATACTGATTTATAAGATGTATGTAAGGCCGCGCAAGCGGCCTTTTTTCATTCAAGTGTGAAACGATCCCGGTCGAAGCGCGTATCTGTGGTCGACAAGGCTTCCATTTTTGCCATTTCCCTCTAAAATTAACTCTCTGTTTTCTCTGAAAAACACCGGTTATGACCCTGCTTTCCCAACAGATTACGCGTGCAAAACGGCGGTCAAGAATTTGGCTCAGCGCGCTGACGGTTTTTTGCCTGCTCCTGCTGTTGCTCAGCCTGTGTGCGGGCGATCGCTGGATCCCGCCAACGCGCTGGCTGACGGCCGACGCCGACCTTTTCGTCTGGCAGCTGCGGCTGCCGCGCACGCTGGCGGTACTGCTGGTGGGGGCGACGCTGGCGGTTGCCGGTGCAACGATGCAGGCGCTGTTTAATAATCCGCTCTCTGAACCAGGCCTGCTGGGCGTCTCCGCCGGCGCGGGCGTCGGGCTGGTGCTGGCGGTATTTGTCGGCAACGGCGAGCCGTGGGTGATGAGCGTCAGCGCTATTGCCGGCGCGCTGTTTATCACGCTGCTGCTGCTGCGTTTCGCCCGAAGGCATCTTTCCGGCAGCCGTCTGCTGCTGGCCGGGGTGGCGCTGGGGATTGTCTGTAGCGCGATCATGACCTGGGCGGTTTATTTCAGCAGCAGCCTCGATCTGCGTCAGCTGATGTACTGGATGATGGGCGGCTTCGGCGGGATTGGCTGGAACGAGCGCTGGCTGATGCTGGCGCTGCTGCCGGTGTTAATCTGGCTGACGACCCGCGCGAGGATCCTCAACCTGCTGGCGCTGGGCGAAACCTCCGCCCGCCAGCTTGGGCTGCCGCTGGTTC
The sequence above is a segment of the Erwinia sp. SLM-02 genome. Coding sequences within it:
- a CDS encoding phage portal protein — protein: MSKRTPARVRARTSEREDLAAALKTAPGLSMFTFDGPWPVASAHDLLDNMYCANNGRYYETPVSWYGLARQFGHASWHQSAIIFKRNVLAGCFIPHKLLSRQAFSAFAMDWFVFGNAYLEMRKNRIGGSFGFKNSLAKYTRRGSDLDTYWFTQAGIDDHQFETGSVCHVINPDIHQEIYGMPEYFAGLLSASLAHSADKFRKLYYDNGSHAGCIVYVNSAMADKESIDQLKQTLTDTRRGGAFKNILLHAPEGGKDSVQILPFSQISAKDEFANVKSSTRDDILAAHRVPPQLMGAIPEGNGSFGDVEKAARVFAINELTPVMEAMKHVNDWLGEEVIRFSPYALLTPAN
- a CDS encoding helix-turn-helix domain-containing protein; translated protein: MSTNIGKKVRSVREAEGLTRGQFFELTGIPEGTQKYYETGRVESVGSDILLKITLHPQFQKYALWLVTDTTSEASGQISPALSPDGQSSTSSRRKDQKAG
- a CDS encoding TraR/DksA family transcriptional regulator, coding for MADVIDIAQEHAAATLERQIMAARSHVTAESAFFCESCGEEIEQARRIAVPGVSTCTHCQSLIESRAKHMQGGAL
- a CDS encoding phage integrase, whose translation is MTIAKLESGQYRVDVRPQGRDGKRIRKTFKTKSEAQQYERWVVATQNNKEWIDKPADRRPLKELIELWRSQHGRTLKDGEAIYKKLINIAERMGHPRADQINRASIARYRALRLEAGIKPETINKDQTMLSGVFTALIETGLFHNEHPLAGLTRIKRSARQMAYLTQPQIIAFLNALDGDDLKVARLCLATGARWSEAATLTRDAVIPFKCTFVNTKNGKDRTVPISKTLHQEIAGEGDGRELFPEVDYDNVRKVLKKLVPDLPDGQATHVMRHTFASHFMINGGNIISLQKILGHSTILQTMVYAHFAPDYLNDAVKLNPLAPLEGGK
- a CDS encoding DUF4761 domain-containing protein, which translates into the protein MNNLTGATVHISKHTRLYCGFTIQICPQHSKTKRRTYQITNNGIYLGRDFSPAEAEKTIDKIIKRARK
- a CDS encoding DNA adenine methylase; translated protein: MTVKTPLKWVGSKSKVMTELKKFLPAGQRLVEPFGGSCAVMMATDYPAYLVADINSDLINMYQQIQQHENAFIALAAKLFAQNASEQDYYALRDDFNNNPGMTLLYRAAAFLYLNRHAWRGVCRYNQNGGFNVPYEKIAKPYFPVDEIRDFATKAKRATFICADFADTLSMVQPGDVIYSDSPYDGTFSQYHTSGFARAEHEALADQLNQLVGKGFPVVVSNSDTEFNRKAYHDFTLSHITTSRSVTVAAGEGKKGAEIIATSNPKYWIGFDPAAGDESTVVQEVLS
- a CDS encoding DUF2732 family protein, encoding MRNLEQRSIKTGEDDAGINILLTETRLDERRNRAAAHSARLDSLAAHITSRQLNYAEAAELLRQEAEAMNNQAREIC
- a CDS encoding terminase large subunit domain-containing protein, yielding MAVEEAFIMQRARQLYWQGYPPAEISRLMGINANTIYSWKKRDEWDTTPPIQRVTTSIDARLIQLTGKDKKSGGDFKEIDLLTRQLKKLDNGTAVTQPKKKVRKKQNFFSESQIAALRANILDSLHWHQKGWYENHHHRNRAILKSRQVGATWYFAREALLRALTGDVKYKHQLNQIFLSASRRQAYQFRSFIRSAAEEVDVELKGGDMIQLANGAELHFLGTSAATAQSYTGNLYFDEFFWVGQFANLKKVAGAMATLKGLTRTYFSTPSAESHEAYPFWSGEAFNKGRSSKGRIEFDTTWKTLNSGLMCPDKIWRQIVTLQDAIDHGWDLTDLEEIQQENSPEEYENLYNCVFIKNGETAFDYNQLLTCGADGFDEWQDWKPYAVRPMADRPVWIGYDPNGASGKGDSGAISINAVPVVPGGKFRTIETHKIRGMEFEAQAALIISMLSRYNVHHIGIDGTGIGEAVYQLVKKKFPAAVCYQFSPASKRMLVLKMLQLIRAGRWEYDRGEYDLITAFSAVRKVVTPGGIITYDTDRARGVSHGDLAWATMLATINEPLGQDASGGGMTVMEY
- the btuC gene encoding vitamin B12 ABC transporter permease BtuC, which produces MTLLSQQITRAKRRSRIWLSALTVFCLLLLLLSLCAGDRWIPPTRWLTADADLFVWQLRLPRTLAVLLVGATLAVAGATMQALFNNPLSEPGLLGVSAGAGVGLVLAVFVGNGEPWVMSVSAIAGALFITLLLLRFARRHLSGSRLLLAGVALGIVCSAIMTWAVYFSSSLDLRQLMYWMMGGFGGIGWNERWLMLALLPVLIWLTTRARILNLLALGETSARQLGLPLVLWRSLLVLAIGWLVGVSVALAGAIGFIGLVIPHILRLNGLSDHRTLLPGCALAGAGVLLAADIIARVALNSAELPVGVVTATLGAPIFIWLLLSNR